ACCCGCAGCCCGGTGCCGGCGAGGTGCTCCTCGATGTCGCAGCGAGCGCCGTGAACCGGGCGGACATGCTCCAGCGGCAGGGCCACTACGACCCGCCGCCCGGCGTCTCCCCGTACCTCGGCCTGGAGTGCTCGGGCACCATCGCCGCGCTCGGCCCGGACGTGGACGCCTGGGAGGTCGGCGACCAGGTGTGTGCGCTGCTCGCCGGCGGCGGCTACGCGGAGCGGGTCGCGGTGCCGGCCAGCCAGCTGCTGCCCATCCCCAAGGGGATCGACCTGGTGGAGGCGGCCGGCCTGCCCGAGGTGGCCTGCACGGTGTTCTCCACCGTCTTCATGGTCGGCGGCCTGCGGGCCGGCGAGACCTTCCTCGTGCACGGCGGCGGCAGCGGCATCGGGACGTTCGCGATCCAGCTGGCGAAGGCCGCCGAGGTAGGCAAGGTCCTGTGCACGGCGGGTAGCCAGGACAAGCTCGACCGCTGCCTCACGCTCGGCGCGGACGTCGGCATCGACTACTCCAGCGAGGACTTCGTGGAGCGCGTCAAGGCGGAGACCGACGGCGCCGGCGCGGACGTGATCCTCGACATCGTCGGCGCGAAGTACCTGGCACGGAACGTCGCGGCGCTGGCGAAGAGCGGCCGGCTGGCGATCATCGGCCTGCAGGGTGGCCGCAAGGCCGAGCTCGACCTAGGTGCGCTGCTGGCGAAGCGGGCCGCGGTGATCGGTGTGACCCTGCGCGGCCGCCCGCTCGCGGAGAAGGCGGCCATCGTCGCCGGCGTGACGGAGAACGTCTGGCCGCTGGTTGAGAGCGGCCAGGTGCGCCCGGTGGTCGACCGGACGATGCCGATGGCCGA
The window above is part of the Streptosporangiales bacterium genome. Proteins encoded here:
- a CDS encoding zinc-binding dehydrogenase codes for the protein MRAIVTTTPGGPDVLQWQEVPDPQPGAGEVLLDVAASAVNRADMLQRQGHYDPPPGVSPYLGLECSGTIAALGPDVDAWEVGDQVCALLAGGGYAERVAVPASQLLPIPKGIDLVEAAGLPEVACTVFSTVFMVGGLRAGETFLVHGGGSGIGTFAIQLAKAAEVGKVLCTAGSQDKLDRCLTLGADVGIDYSSEDFVERVKAETDGAGADVILDIVGAKYLARNVAALAKSGRLAIIGLQGGRKAELDLGALLAKRAAVIGVTLRGRPLAEKAAIVAGVTENVWPLVESGQVRPVVDRTMPMAEAAAAHALMESSTHFGKILLATEG